DNA sequence from the Methanocellales archaeon genome:
AGGCTACACTGTGGCGATTCAGGTGTATGATGGGGTGAGCCCAATAGGCGCACAGATGACTGCTACAGTACAGAACGGCAAGTTCTCAGCCACCACATTTGACACCGACATCACCGAAAAGAGCTACTCAGTCGAGGCAAAGGTCGTACTTGCCAATAAGGATGTTGTAGCAACAAAGTCTTTCACCATTGCATCAAAGACACTTGCACTGATTGTACCATCAACAGTGGTGGAAGGAAATGAGGTCACAATAACGGGCACTGCGACTGCAAAGCCAACGGTCACGGTTGACCCGGCTAAGGGTACTTTACAAGATGTCTATTATAATCCAACCACCAAAGGCTACAGCGTAAAGTGGAACACGCAGAATGCAACGGTTGGCCTAGAAGCAGCTCCAGGTAACTATGAGATCAAGGCGGTAATAACGGGCACAACCTTAGAGCAAAAGGCAACGATCACGGTTACAGGTGCTACGTTGACCGCATCAGCCCAGGACTCCGTGTTATTGCTGAAGACAGATATCACAGGTGAATCCAATAGGAAAAAGGACACCCCCGTGTTCATAGAAGTCACCTATCCCAATGGTACTGCCAAGTTCAACAATGCCAATGCAACGCTTGTCGAGGATGACGGATCCTACAAGTGGGAGATTCCCGGGGCTTATCTGACCGAAAAAGGCACTTACAAGGTCAAGGCATGGACAGATTTAGGCGACAAATGGTATGCAGAAGCTGCAGCGAGCTTTGATGTTTCAGATCAAGAGATAACCATAACCCTGCCAAGTAAAGTGACGGTGCTCAATGAGTATACGGTTACAGGAACCGCCAATCAAGCGATAGGCACAAACATACTGTTATTCAAAGACACCCCGTCTACAGGTTATGATACTACCCACGCGACGTATATTAACTCAGCAACACTGGATTCATCTAAAGCATACTCCAAGAAGATAACGGCATCAACTACCACAGGGTCCTATAAGATAACTGCAGTACTGGACACTGACAATGATGGAGTATATGATGCAGATGAGGCAAAAGCAAGTGCCAACATTCTGATAGAGGCACCGACACTAACTCTCACGGCCACTCAAGATGCAGCCGGAGCAGAAGATGTCAAGATCTCAGGAACGCTGAACCAAGATGACAAGGTTGGAGCAAAAGTCAACATTAAGATCGATGAGTTGGGACTGAACGTTTGGGCCAATGTGATAGGAAACGAATACACCTACACATGGGATACCTCACGTAATGGGCCTGTCGGAGAAGTTCTCGAAGGAACCTATACCGTGAAAGCGGAATATACCTACGGCACCACCACGATTGAGGTCTCAAGCACTGCAGTACTGACAGAGGCAACGATTTTCATAGAGGCACCAGCGAAAGTGGCTCAGAACGACGCCGTTGATTTCACGGTCAAATCCGGTCTGAAGAATGCCCAAGGGACCGTCAGACTTTCCATAGCTAACATCATTCGTACCGTTCCAGGTGGCTTTGACACCGGAACCATGAGAACCACTGATCTGACCTATGAGCTCTCAGCGATGGCTGAATGGGATGACGATAAAGAGCTCATAACGCCAGTTATACCAGGCATTCTGACCATCAAGGTAACATCTACCTCGCCTACAACTGCGACAGCAGAAACGACTGTCATCGTTGAGGCAGCAAAACTAACCGTCGACCCAGTATCGGCGACCAAGGTTGGTAATGACTTAGTCATCACCGGAACATGCAACAGAGAGGACGGCACACAGCTAGAGATCGAGCTGAAGGGCTTGGGCTTAACGCGTACAGTTACGGCCGGTACTGCGGATGGAATGTACACAGCCACCTTTAACACGGTTGGACTACTTGCAGGCGACTACACGTTGAAGGTAACTGACAAGATGCTGGAAAACGCTGACGCACCAGTTGCAATGCAACCTATCACCACTCGAATGGCAGCCTCTGATGACGTCGTTGCGACCACAACGGTGAAACTCACCTCAGAAGCAGTAGCAACCCCAACACCTGCGCCAACGCCAACCCCATCACCTACATTCGCACCAACCCCAGCACCAACCCCAGCACCAACACCAGCACCAACACCAGCACCCACACCCGCACCAACCCCAGCACCAACACCTGCACCAACACCAGCACCAACACCCGCACCAACCCCAGCACCAACACTGCCACCCAGACCAGCACCCACACCCGCACCCACACCGAAACCAACACCCGCACCCGCACCAGCAGCACCAACACCCACACCAACACCAGAACCAGTACCTGGATTTGAGGCAGCCTTCGCAATCGTTGGACTCCTGGCGGTAGCATATCTGGTTCTAAAGCGAAAAGAGTGAACTAAATGAAGGGAGCAATCCCTTCTACCCTTTTTTATTTCTATTAGTGTAGTGTTAACTTTAATATCCTTAAACTAGGCTACAACCCTTTTTTGTATACCTTAAATGACCAACAAGAGTTATATACCTTAAATGACCAACAAGAGTTATATAAAAATAAAAAGTAGTACCACTCTAGAACCTTCACTGAATCAAATCGAATTTTTCATGAGTAATTGGGCTGCTAGAGCTTATGCCCCACAATCGCAATTGCGCTCCCAATATATCTACTTGAGATGCTCCCAATATATCTACTTGAGATTTTATCATGATAAAAAGTTATATATACTGTTTAATACTTTATAAAATTCGGTATTTTTGGAATAGAAATGGAGGTTGAAGAGGATAATGCAGAATAAAATTACAGCTATGCTTTTGGTGGCACTGATGGTACTATCGATGTTCGCCGCATTTGTGACGCCGACAGCAGCAGCTGTAGGGGATAACCCGCCGACAGTTACACGTATAAAATTAGGAAAGGCCGTCTCCCATGGGGGGGCAGTGTTTATCGGAGAGAACATAAGCATCGTATTTGCTGACGTTGCAGCGACTGTCAGCATGAAGATAGAAGGCTCTTTCACAAACACTAAGTGTGAAGATTACGAACTTTATCCCTCGGTCTTTTTGACGCCTGCTGGCAACTTTACGGTATGGAAAACAAGAACAGAAAGTAAAGGTTACTACCTCATACAAGATACTAATACGGATGGACTCACTGAAGATATGGCAGTATTTCTATCTCCACCAACTCTGACAGTGCAGGTGAACGACAGAACCACTATGGAACAGGACGTCGACACAGTGTTTAGGGGGGATACGGTATGCTTCAGCGGGACTTCTAACTTGGAAGGCTACAACGTAACCGTGCAATTGTATGACGGTACAAGCCCGATACAGTCTCCTCTAACTGCAACAATTACCGGTGGCACGTTCTCATGTTTAATGTTTAACTCAGATATCGAGGAAAAGAGCTATACAATCGAGGCAAAGGTCGTACTTGATAACGCGGATGTCAAAGCTACAGATACATTCACCATCACATCAGGATCACTCACGATGAGCGTACCAACCACAGTGGTAGAAGGAAATTACGTCATGGTCACAGGCACTGCGTCTGCAGCGCCAACGGTCACGGTTAATCCAGCCAAAGGCACTCTCACCGAGCAACAGTATAGTCTCGATACAAAAGGCTACAGCGTAAAGTGGAGCACTCAGCATGCAACGGTTGGCCAAGAAGCAGCACCAGGTGCCTATGAGGTCAAGGCGGTGATAGCAGGTACAGAATTAGAGCAAAAGGCAACTATTGAGGTTGTACAAGCTACGTTGAACGCATCAGCCCAGAACACCGTATTAATGCTGAAGACAGACATAACGGGTGCGTCAAACAGGCAGAAGGACACCCCTGTGTTCATAGAAGTCACCTATCCAAATGGTACTGCCAAGTTCAACAATACCCATGCCACACTTGTAAAGGCAGATGGATTCTACAAGTGGGAGATTCCCGGGGCTTATCTGACCGAAAAAGGCACTTACAAGGTCAAGGCATGGACAGATTTAGGCGACAAATGGTATGCAGAAGCTGCAGCGAGCTTTGATGTTTCAGATCAAGAGATAACCATAACCCTGCCAAGTAAAGTGACGGTGCTCAATGAGTATACGGTTACAGGAACCGCCAATCAAGCGATAGGCACAAACATACTGTTATTCAAAGACACCCCGTCTACAGGTTATGATACTACCCACGCGACGTATATTAACTCAGCAACACTGGATTCATCTAAAGCATACTCCAAGAAGATAACGGCATCAACTACCACAGGGTCCTATAAGATAACTGCAGTACTGGACACTGACAATGATGGAGTATATGATGCAGATGAGGCAAAAGCAAGTGCCAACATTCTGATAGAGGCACCGACACTAACTCTCACGGCCACTCAAGATGCAGCCGGAGCAGAAGATGTCAAGATCTCAGGAACGCTGAACCAAGATGACAAGGTTGGAGCAAAAGTCAACATTAAGATCGATGAGTTGGGACTGAACGTTTGGGCCAATGTGATAGGAAACGAATACACCTACACATGGGATACCTCACGTAATGGGCCTGTCGGAGAAGTTCTCGAAGGAACCTATACCGTGAAAGCGGAATATACCTACGGCACCACCACGATTGAGGTCTCAAGCACTGCAGTACTGACAGAGGCAACGATTTTCATAGAGGCACCAGCGAAAGTGGCTCAGAACGACGCCGTTGATTTCACGGTCAAATCCGGTCTGAAGAATGCCCAAGGGACCGTCAGACTTTCCATAGCTAACATCATTCGTACCGTTCCAGGTGGCTTTGACACCGGAACCATGAGAACCACTGATCTGACCTATGAGCTCTCAGCGATGGCTGAATGGGATGACGATAAAGAGCTCATAACGCCAGTTATACCAGGCATTCTGACCATCAAGGTAACATCTACCTCGCCTACAACTGCGACAGCAGAAACGACTGTCATCGTTGAGGCAGCAAAACTAACCGTCGACCCAGTATCGGCGACCAAGGTTGGTAATGACTTAGTCATCACCGGAACATGCAACAGAGAGGACGGCACACAGCTAGAGATCGAGCTGAAGGGCTTGGGCTTAACGCGTACAGTTACGGCCGGTACTGCGGATGGAATGTACACAGCCACCTTTAACACGGTTGGACTACTTGCAGGCGACTACACGTTGAAGGTAACTGACAAGATGCTGGAAAACGCTGACGCACCAGTTGCAATGCAACCTATCACCACTCGAATGGCAGCCTCTGATGACGTCGTTGCGACCACAACGGTGAAACTCACCTCAGAAGCAGTAGCAACCCCAACACCTGCGCCAACGCCAACCCCATCACCTACATTCGCACCAACCCCAGCACCAACCCCAGCACCAACACCAGCACCAACACCAGCACCCACACCCGCACCAACCCCAGCACCAACACCTGCACCAACACCAGCACCAACACCCGCACCAACCCCAGCACCAACACTGCCACCCAGACCAGCACCCACACCCGCACCCACACCGAAACCAACACCCGCACCCGCACCAGCAGCACCAACACCCACACCAACACCAGAACCAGTACCTGGATTTGAGGCAGCCTTCGCAATCGTTGGACTCCTGGCGGTAGCATATCTGGTTCTAAAGCGAAAAGAGTGAACTAAATGAAGGGAGCAATCCCTTCTACCCTTTTTTATTTCTATTAGTGTAGTGTTAACTTTAATATCCTTAAACTAGGCTACAACCCTTTTTTGTATACCTTAAATGACCAACAAGAGTTATATACCTTAAATGACCAACAAGAGTTATATAAAAATAAAAAGTAGTACCACTCTAGAACCTTCACTGAATCAAATCGAATTTTTCATGAGTAATTGGGCTGCTAGAGCTTATGCCCCACAATCGCAATTGCGCTCCCAATATATCTACTTGAGATTTTATCATGAAAGTTCAAGACATTGTTACCAATGGGATCATGTGATGGAAGTGATACTTCAGCTATTCTAAACCTTTTTTAGCCATGTCCCTGCGTTGCTTAGCTGTGTACCCGGTCGCTTTTAACAAGAAATCACGAAAACGCTTGTTAGTATCCAGGATCGTTGCCTCATCTGCGCCTAAATCAGACTTGGTATCGATGAATAGCTTCTTACTTACCCATACGGTCATCTGTTTCATCGCACCGTAACTCAACGTGTATTTGTCGTCTACCTCGGTGATCCTAGTCTGAAAACAATCTTTTAGAACTATGAGTATTCGATCTTTATCTGGCTTGAAGCTTTTTTTAAAGGTGTATTCTTGGATTATTTCACCCCAAATCTTTTTTATGTATAGATGTCTTTTTACATGACTCATATATTTTATGTATGGGCCCGTGGCTTAGTCCGGATATAGCACCGGCCTTCTAAGTCGGTGGTCGGGGGTTCAAATCCCCCCGGGTCCGTGAGAGCGACTGAGATTCTGACATAAAATCGGCTATAAAATAAAAAGGTGTGCTATCCCAAAATATATTGCTGACCATCTTCATGTTCATCGCAGGCGCTTTGTCGAAGAAGTACAATTTCTAATCACAAATTCTGTTCACCTAGCACTCTAAGATATTCAACCATCAGTGATCTTTATTGTCGGCTTCAAAATAGGGCAAAGACAGCCAGATTTTGATTATTCATTCATATGGTATGGAGTCGCCGCGCTCATTGCAAAATTAACTCTTGCGACCCTCTCCGTAGTTGGTTTACATAACAATTTATGGTATTTACGACTTTTTGGATGAAAAAAAAAAAAAAAAACGAAAAATGAGCATATCCCTTGATTGATTGCTGATGCAGTCGCAGGTTTGAGATATTCGAGAATTTCGATGTGAAATATCCTATTTATTGTATCTGAATCGTCTTCTCTTTGCTTTCATCCTAACGATACTATTTGAAGGGGTCGATAAACATAAACACGTTCATGGGTTCCAGTGGCACTCAAGAACAGTGAAATAAGTGAGAAGCATCCACGGTCTCAAACCTTGGAACTTATGCTGGAGCAAATTTTCTCTGGAACTCGAATGTTTCAATGGGATCGACCTTATAGAGCATGTGGTACTAATTAACGAAAGGAATTTAAACCATCCGTTGACCCTTCATATCCTAAGATTCCGCGCAAACACAAATATCGCCAGTGCAAGAGCAGCAACTATGATCGATATCGCTAGTCCTCCTCCCATGGATATGATGGCGTTGACCGTGCTTGCGAGTTGCGCCGTCCGGTATGATCCAAATACTAGGACATCTTCAGCGAATTCGGTGGTCATTCCTGCTTGCACAGGCTCAAGGTCCTCTATTGCCTCCTCGGTCATTTCTCTGATCGTTTGGATCAACCCAGCGTGATCGATTTTGGCTCCAATGAAATTGTTTCCACCAAAGTTCACCGAATGCGTGTCAGTGGTCATCACTTCTGCCTCATCGACTGGTAGCACTTTGATGATGGCATCCCTCAAGCCAGGTACCATGTTATTGCCATCGATTAATATGTAGGCACTTTTTTGACCAAGCACTTCAACGACTGCAACCCTAATTCCGAGGGCACCTACCCCTTTGTCTGGTGAGTAAATACCACTCCTTTTAGAAACCCCTAACTTAATTCTTCCATTTTTATTTTCCAGTAACCTTTCTGTAGCCTCTGAAGAGGCCTTGATGATGTCATAGGAGGTGTGACTTCCAGGCGTTATCACTTTTGCATAAGGTTCAGTGCAGTTGTGTGCGTCTATGAGCGCAGCGTACTTGGCACCTTTGACCCTTGTCTCTGCCATAGCTGTCAATCCCACTGCAAACTCTATGTCCTCAGTAGGCGCCGGGCATTGGGAGGATGTGAGCAATATGGAATCTCCGAATCGCTGACCCAAAATTGTGGTAGTGCCTTTTTTTACCCTGACAGACTTGGATCCCAAGTCAGTATATGCCACATTTTTCAACGCCTTTTTTGCGGCAGACACTACCTTAGGTATCTCGTCGGCTGACACCAAATTGAAATCGTGATATGCAGGACCATGGGGTACAAAGACCATGCTATCAAAGTTTTCTGTTATCATGGCTGGTAAATTACCCCCCCCGATCTCCCCCATCAATCCAGGATGGATATTAGGAATCACAAATGTTGCCTTGTCCTTGTCATCTCTCTTAAAGTTTAGAACCGTGACAGGCGCATCCACGTATTCCCCCATTTCCCTGAAAAAGTCTTCTATACCGGAGGATCCATCGGCCGTATGGGTGATAAAACCCCTGATAAAATCAAGACCACTCACTCCAAATGCTTTCTTCATCGGTGCATCGATGTATCTTGCAAATAAGTAGAATGCGAGGACAAATATTATGCATCCAAAAATTAAGTTTGTATAGTGGGCCCCACTATGAGTGTATAATGAAAGAAAGACGCCCCCAAAAAGCGTTTGGAGTGACGCAGGGATCATCATTTTCCATACGCTATTGCTTGATATCAACAGAAGTATGACCGTTCTAATTGCAAAAACGACGCCCAGTGCCATTATGTACCCTTCAAGTGTTGCTGAAAAAAGTGCTCCTGTTATACAGAAAATTCCAATGATGATGGTGCCTATGAGGGAGAGCAACGATGATCTGTTAAGCGTCATGTTCCCGCCAAATGTCCTGGTTAGTGGCGAGGAGGTCAATGCAGAGATTGTTGCTGGCATGCCTATCAAAAGTAGGCCAGCTCTGATATCAGACCACCCCCCATAGTCGAAGCTTATGCCTATTATGGGGGAGAAGAGCAGCAGAAAAAGAATGGAATATGTCCATTGCGGCGCTTTAAATAGATATTTGGAAAGTTCAGAAACCCGATTGTCCACTCCCTTTTTCATGGGGATCACATCACTTGTCTACCAGCCTTGTCTCTAAAATCTCAAGAGTTCCGTGATCACCATACCACTTTTTTTTGGTTGTGACCAACTCGATTTTTTTGGAGAAGAACGGGGCATCCGTCACCAATGTCTCATATTCACCGCCCTCTCCACAGATATGTACGCCATACCTCTGGTTTAAAATCTTTAAGTCCTCTATCGTTTTTTCATCCATCTTTCTACCCAACCAGCTTTCATTTAAACCTAAGGCAGCCACATGCGTTATAAGGATATCCAAAGATTTTATCATCTCTCTGAGTAGCACCTCTGGATCCTGATGCCATAGTGGGGCATATACCTCGAGACCCATTCGATTACAGATTCGCTCTACGCGCGATGCCTGATATTCGGACTCTATCGCCCCTAAAACGACGCCCTCCACATCTACTTTATATAGCGCTCTTTCCAGATCTCCCAACTCACACTCTTTCTCACCAGGCGATTCTTCGATGAGGAGAGGAATTCCGCTTAATCTGGAGAACAACTCTGTCAGATGAATATTTGGCGTGTGGTACATATATGAGCTTGGATTTTTGGATTTTATAGTGATGAGATCGGTTATCTCATGCCCTTCTTGGAGTGCCTTGTACATGGCAAAGGCAGAATCCTTTCCCCCTGAAATGAGCGCTGCTAGTTTCATATCGTCTCATTTTCATATCATATCATATCGTCTCATGAAAAAATCGTTCGTATCTCTCTTTCATCCGATCCCAATTTGGCAGGTTGGTCTGGCCTCCCCTCTTTTCCACAACAAAGGATGCAACTGTGGCTCCAATTTTCCCACAGGCCTCTAGGTCGTGACCTTTCACAAATCCAATTAGAAATCCGGCCCGATACCCATCGCCAGCGCCGGTTGGATCTACCGAACCCACTTGAACGGGGGGGATTTCGATTTGTTCACTTCCATATATCTGGCTGCCATCCACTCCGTAGGTAACCACCACCGTCCCCACTTCATCCAGGATATCTGGGAATGATCTGGCGGTCATGGTGCATAGTCGTTGAATCTCATGTCTGTTTGCAAATAATATATCTGTATTACTGAGTATTGAGCCCAAATCCTCCGCAGAGTATTTTATCAGATCCTGTCCGGGATCAAATGAAACGAATTCCGCAGTCTTAGCCATTTTTACGTTGAATATGGGGTGAGCAGTAGCTATGTGAACGATCTCTGCTTTAGGGGCCTCCAATTCCGGAAAGCGGTAAGATGCCCCCCAATAAAAATAAGTGATCTGATTTTGCTTTTCGTCATTGAATATATAACACCTCGCCATTTTTTCTCCTTCAAATTTGACCAGATGGTCCAATCTAACGCCTAAACTTTCCAGATGGCTTTCGTAGCCGGAATGGCTGAAATCCATGCCTACAGGGGATGTGAGCTCGCATTCCCCGCCCAAACTTACGAGGGCTGCAGCGATATTAGCTGCACCGCCGCCATAACATCTTTCATAGTCACTAATATAAGTGGACGAATTCATTTCTGGAAAGCCCGGGATGCTGAAGATGTAATCCAGGGCCACATGCCCAACGACTGAAATTTTTTGCATCAGACCACTTCGCTGACGTCGATTACCTGTAGTGGGACATTTTTCAATGCCTTTCCTATCACCGTTTTTGCTATGCGGGATGCGTGTTCATCACTTTCAGCATTAAAAATCTTGATCCCCAATGTTAATCCCACCAGGGCCGTATTTGCGGATTGGAACACGCTATCCAGCTCCTCTTCACATGCCGGACACGTCGTCGATCCGACCTCTATGTCCACATAATCCAATTTCGGGTTCAGTCTTTTTCCAGCTTCCGAAACAGCTATGCTCATCGCATCATTTACACTCTCAACGTCTCGAACCAGCCATGCAGCCTCTAACGTGACATAATAGTCCATCTTTTACCTCTATTGTTATCCTCTTTGGTTACGATTGGGGTCGATTTTCCCCCATGCTTGCTTTTTCGAGTTCGGATATCCACGAGAATAGGGTGCTCAATGTCATTGCTGACCAACAATGCCACTCCAGGTTGAAGCCTCTTTATATCCTCCTCCATACCGGAATAAAATCCCTCCAGACCTTTGCTGATAGCCTTTAGATCATTGGGATTAGTCACCTTGAGGATTATCTGTGTATTGCACTGTGATAAAACGCTCTTGTCGATGAGTGCTGGTCGCTGTGATACGACCATGATGCCCAAGCCAAATTTTCTTCCTTCTGCTGCTATGGTCCGAAGAATGTTGCTAGACACGCTTTTCTCGAGCCCTTTCTCCGGGCAGAAATTATGTGCTTCCTCTACTACAAGCATGGCTGGCGGTATCTTCCCCCTTTTTCTTGCTTGGAACAAATCATTACAGAGACGTGCGACGATTATGCCTTGTAGTTCTTGCGTTACACCCCCCATGTCTATGATTGATGCCCTCCCCCTTTGAATCAGTTCCTCTATTGTTGTTGGGCTGGAAGATAGTATGCCGGTTTCACGTAGAGACTCCAATGCATTGATAACGTTCCATTTAGCCCTGCTCTCCTCCTCTTTACAGAAACTTATGATATCGTCTATCGTGTACAATTCTATTTCTTCTTTTACCCTGTTGATGGCTTGGTGTAGAATCCCCATTTGTATGTTAGAACTGATAGTGGTCATTTGGGCCAAGGAATTGGCGCTGAGATTGATCTCATCCAAGCGGAACACCTTGTCAGCATTTTTATTTAATGTCAAATTCGCGGGCGTATATACGACAATTTGTGATCTATAGTTTTTAGGAGTGACGCCAAATCTTTCCGCGCCTTGCAAATCTGTGTTCTCATACTTCAAAGAGACATATTCTCCATGGGGGTCGATTATCAGAAGCGGAACATCCTGCTCCATTAACTCCTCGATTATGACGCCCGCAGTGTATGATTTCCCGCTGCCAGTTCTTGCCAAAATGGAGCAGTGCTTTTGTACCAGTTTATTCACATCCAAGTGTACTGGCACATCCTGTCCCTGTAGCAATCCGAGGTAAATGCCCTCATGAGCGAGACCAAGCGTGCTCTGTATCAACTCCCTATCTGCCTCATATACTCTGTCGCCCGGGGAGAAAGGAGTCTTTGGTGTCATGAGCATCCCTTGGGCATTCCTAGATCCTATTACGTTTGCCTTTGCGACT
Encoded proteins:
- a CDS encoding DUF555 domain-containing protein; amino-acid sequence: MDYYVTLEAAWLVRDVESVNDAMSIAVSEAGKRLNPKLDYVDIEVGSTTCPACEEELDSVFQSANTALVGLTLGIKIFNAESDEHASRIAKTVIGKALKNVPLQVIDVSEVV
- a CDS encoding PGF-CTERM sorting domain-containing protein, which produces MQNKITAMLLVALMVLSMFAAFVTPTAAAVGDNPPTVTRIKLGKAVSHGGAVFIGENISIVFADVAATVSMKIEGSFTNTKCEDYELYPSVFLTPAGNFTVWKTRTESKGYYLIQDTNTDGLTEDMAVFLSPPTLTVQVNDRTTMEQDVDTVFRGDTVCFSGTSNLEGYNVTVQLYDGTSPIQSPLTATITGGTFSCLMFNSDIEEKSYTIEAKVVLDNADVKATDTFTITSGSLTMSVPTTVVEGNYVMVTGTASAAPTVTVNPAKGTLTEQQYSLDTKGYSVKWSTQHATVGQEAAPGAYEVKAVIAGTELEQKATIEVVQATLNASAQNTVLMLKTDITGASNRQKDTPVFIEVTYPNGTAKFNNTHATLVKADGFYKWEIPGAYLTEKGTYKVKAWTDLGDKWYAEAAASFDVSDQEITITLPSKVTVLNEYTVTGTANQAIGTNILLFKDTPSTGYDTTHATYINSATLDSSKAYSKKITASTTTGSYKITAVLDTDNDGVYDADEAKASANILIEAPTLTLTATQDAAGAEDVKISGTLNQDDKVGAKVNIKIDELGLNVWANVIGNEYTYTWDTSRNGPVGEVLEGTYTVKAEYTYGTTTIEVSSTAVLTEATIFIEAPAKVAQNDAVDFTVKSGLKNAQGTVRLSIANIIRTVPGGFDTGTMRTTDLTYELSAMAEWDDDKELITPVIPGILTIKVTSTSPTTATAETTVIVEAAKLTVDPVSATKVGNDLVITGTCNREDGTQLEIELKGLGLTRTVTAGTADGMYTATFNTVGLLAGDYTLKVTDKMLENADAPVAMQPITTRMAASDDVVATTTVKLTSEAVATPTPAPTPTPSPTFAPTPAPTPAPTPAPTPAPTPAPTPAPTPAPTPAPTPAPTPAPTLPPRPAPTPAPTPKPTPAPAPAAPTPTPTPEPVPGFEAAFAIVGLLAVAYLVLKRKE
- a CDS encoding carbohydrate kinase family protein; the protein is MQKISVVGHVALDYIFSIPGFPEMNSSTYISDYERCYGGGAANIAAALVSLGGECELTSPVGMDFSHSGYESHLESLGVRLDHLVKFEGEKMARCYIFNDEKQNQITYFYWGASYRFPELEAPKAEIVHIATAHPIFNVKMAKTAEFVSFDPGQDLIKYSAEDLGSILSNTDILFANRHEIQRLCTMTARSFPDILDEVGTVVVTYGVDGSQIYGSEQIEIPPVQVGSVDPTGAGDGYRAGFLIGFVKGHDLEACGKIGATVASFVVEKRGGQTNLPNWDRMKERYERFFHETI
- a CDS encoding PGF-CTERM sorting domain-containing protein, encoding GYTVAIQVYDGVSPIGAQMTATVQNGKFSATTFDTDITEKSYSVEAKVVLANKDVVATKSFTIASKTLALIVPSTVVEGNEVTITGTATAKPTVTVDPAKGTLQDVYYNPTTKGYSVKWNTQNATVGLEAAPGNYEIKAVITGTTLEQKATITVTGATLTASAQDSVLLLKTDITGESNRKKDTPVFIEVTYPNGTAKFNNANATLVEDDGSYKWEIPGAYLTEKGTYKVKAWTDLGDKWYAEAAASFDVSDQEITITLPSKVTVLNEYTVTGTANQAIGTNILLFKDTPSTGYDTTHATYINSATLDSSKAYSKKITASTTTGSYKITAVLDTDNDGVYDADEAKASANILIEAPTLTLTATQDAAGAEDVKISGTLNQDDKVGAKVNIKIDELGLNVWANVIGNEYTYTWDTSRNGPVGEVLEGTYTVKAEYTYGTTTIEVSSTAVLTEATIFIEAPAKVAQNDAVDFTVKSGLKNAQGTVRLSIANIIRTVPGGFDTGTMRTTDLTYELSAMAEWDDDKELITPVIPGILTIKVTSTSPTTATAETTVIVEAAKLTVDPVSATKVGNDLVITGTCNREDGTQLEIELKGLGLTRTVTAGTADGMYTATFNTVGLLAGDYTLKVTDKMLENADAPVAMQPITTRMAASDDVVATTTVKLTSEAVATPTPAPTPTPSPTFAPTPAPTPAPTPAPTPAPTPAPTPAPTPAPTPAPTPAPTPAPTLPPRPAPTPAPTPKPTPAPAPAAPTPTPTPEPVPGFEAAFAIVGLLAVAYLVLKRKE
- a CDS encoding ATP-binding protein yields the protein MPRGPIGVIFGETGSLGFKFAVAEGQVISQTGYVKVWHESNGWVLAQVISVTRSSETYSLDAAISAADGTRVRSSDEKIVAKANVIGSRNAQGMLMTPKTPFSPGDRVYEADRELIQSTLGLAHEGIYLGLLQGQDVPVHLDVNKLVQKHCSILARTGSGKSYTAGVIIEELMEQDVPLLIIDPHGEYVSLKYENTDLQGAERFGVTPKNYRSQIVVYTPANLTLNKNADKVFRLDEINLSANSLAQMTTISSNIQMGILHQAINRVKEEIELYTIDDIISFCKEEESRAKWNVINALESLRETGILSSSPTTIEELIQRGRASIIDMGGVTQELQGIIVARLCNDLFQARKRGKIPPAMLVVEEAHNFCPEKGLEKSVSSNILRTIAAEGRKFGLGIMVVSQRPALIDKSVLSQCNTQIILKVTNPNDLKAISKGLEGFYSGMEEDIKRLQPGVALLVSNDIEHPILVDIRTRKSKHGGKSTPIVTKEDNNRGKRWTIMSR
- a CDS encoding DUF2070 family protein, which codes for MKKGVDNRVSELSKYLFKAPQWTYSILFLLLFSPIIGISFDYGGWSDIRAGLLLIGMPATISALTSSPLTRTFGGNMTLNRSSLLSLIGTIIIGIFCITGALFSATLEGYIMALGVVFAIRTVILLLISSNSVWKMMIPASLQTLFGGVFLSLYTHSGAHYTNLIFGCIIFVLAFYLFARYIDAPMKKAFGVSGLDFIRGFITHTADGSSGIEDFFREMGEYVDAPVTVLNFKRDDKDKATFVIPNIHPGLMGEIGGGNLPAMITENFDSMVFVPHGPAYHDFNLVSADEIPKVVSAAKKALKNVAYTDLGSKSVRVKKGTTTILGQRFGDSILLTSSQCPAPTEDIEFAVGLTAMAETRVKGAKYAALIDAHNCTEPYAKVITPGSHTSYDIIKASSEATERLLENKNGRIKLGVSKRSGIYSPDKGVGALGIRVAVVEVLGQKSAYILIDGNNMVPGLRDAIIKVLPVDEAEVMTTDTHSVNFGGNNFIGAKIDHAGLIQTIREMTEEAIEDLEPVQAGMTTEFAEDVLVFGSYRTAQLASTVNAIISMGGGLAISIIVAALALAIFVFARNLRI
- a CDS encoding DUF5611 family protein → MSHVKRHLYIKKIWGEIIQEYTFKKSFKPDKDRILIVLKDCFQTRITEVDDKYTLSYGAMKQMTVWVSKKLFIDTKSDLGADEATILDTNKRFRDFLLKATGYTAKQRRDMAKKGLE
- a CDS encoding TIGR00289 family protein, which produces MKLAALISGGKDSAFAMYKALQEGHEITDLITIKSKNPSSYMYHTPNIHLTELFSRLSGIPLLIEESPGEKECELGDLERALYKVDVEGVVLGAIESEYQASRVERICNRMGLEVYAPLWHQDPEVLLREMIKSLDILITHVAALGLNESWLGRKMDEKTIEDLKILNQRYGVHICGEGGEYETLVTDAPFFSKKIELVTTKKKWYGDHGTLEILETRLVDK